A genomic segment from Fusarium keratoplasticum isolate Fu6.1 chromosome 10, whole genome shotgun sequence encodes:
- a CDS encoding PKS-ER domain-containing protein, translating to MDPMVKAQAEEAIFALGESVGRASAASPELNVAIIWPMTLKDGFLDLIRARHPAALVVVAHYCTPNLVSANMQAWQYTTIKDTLESSLTLNEKATPPDAQSLPRGHVLVQVITAAVNPVEYKLPEAPLYGKFMLQPPASPGLDFCGRIKAINDTDDSLKEGQLVFGALSITSKFPKFGTLSQVIVAPVSQLTVLPAGVAPDDAATVGTAGMTAYQSLPQDLIGPGTNIFINGGSGGVGSFTVQFAKALGATVTTTCSTANVKLCRDLGADEVIDYRKLNVISELKKKGQIFDLAIDNVGTPAGMYEQSQHFLKPDGTFVQVAMQQSLPGMLRRSLLPSFLGGGKRQYRLVRVNINRKDLQQAGQWMAEGKVRAVIDHKLEWKEAPKAYEKLRLGRTVGKIVVHVGHA from the exons atggaCCCTATGGTCAAAGCTCAGGCAGAGGAAGCAATATTCGCGTTGGGAGAGAGTGTCGGGAGGGCTTCGGCCGCGTCTCCCGAGCTAaacgtcgccatcatctggCCCATGACCCTCAAGGACGGGTTCCTGGATCTGATCCGTGCCCGCCACCCAGCCGCTCTGGTGGTAGTTGCGCATTACTGTACG CCTAACCTTGTTTCGGCAAACATGCAAGCTTGGCAGTACACGACCATCAAGGACACTCTTGAGAgctctctcactctcaatGAGAAAGCCACCCCGCCAGACGCACAATCACTACCCCGGGGCCATGTCCTGGTTCAAGTCATTACCGCGGCTGTCAATCCTGTCGAATACAAGCTGCCAGAAGCTCCTCTGTACGGAAAGTTCATGCTGCAACCACCTGCCAGCCCGGGCCTCGACTTCTGCGGTCGTATCAAGGCCATAAATGACACGGATGACTCACTCAAGGAAGGCCAACTTGTGTTTGGCGCCTTGAGTATTACATCGAAATTCCCCAAGTTTGGTACTCTCAGCCAAGTCATCGTCGCGCCCGTTTCCCAGCTCACGGTTCTCCCTGCCGGTGTCGCACCTGATGATGCGGCAACGGTGGGCACGGCCGGCATGACAGCATATCAGTCTCTGCCACAGGATCTGATCGGACCTGGAaccaacatcttcatcaacggcGGCAGTGGAGGAGTGGGCTCCTTCACGGTCCAGTTTGCCAAGGCTCTCGGTGCCACTGTCACGACGACCTGCTCCACGGCAAATGTAAAGCTCTGTCGCGACCTCGGGGCCGACGAGGTCATTGACTATCGTAAGCTCAATGTCATTAgcgagttgaagaagaaggggcAGATTTTCGACCTCGCTATCGATAACGTGGGCACACCAGCTGGTATGTACGAGCAAAGCCAGCACTTTTTGAAGCCCGACGGTACATTTGTCCAGGTTGCCATGCAGCAATCCCTGCCTGGAATGCTTCGCAGGAGCCTGTTGCCATCGTTCTTGGGCGGCGGCAAGAGACAATATCGTCTTGTGAGGGTAAACATCAACCGAAAAGATTTGCAGCAAGCCGGCCAGTGGATGGCTGAAGGCAAGGTCCGCGCGGTCATCGATCACAAGTTAGAGTGGAAAGAGGCTCCAAAAGCGTACGAAAAGCTCAGGCTCGGACGAACAGTGGGAAAGATTGTTGTTCATGTTGGTCATGCCTAG